In Pseudoalteromonas sp. NC201, a single window of DNA contains:
- a CDS encoding group II truncated hemoglobin — MKQLIKRIFNKDATVEQTNSAPTPEKTPYEIIGGEQGARDLANRFYDIMATDPYAKPLYDMHPQPLDRIRQVFFEFLSGWLGGPDLFAEKYGHPRLRMRHMPFPIDQDLRDQWMHCMNKALDLEVGNPLLREGLRQSLAQLATHMINQEQD; from the coding sequence ATGAAGCAGTTAATTAAACGTATCTTTAATAAAGATGCAACCGTAGAACAAACAAATAGTGCCCCCACTCCAGAAAAAACACCTTATGAAATCATTGGTGGAGAACAAGGCGCCCGCGATCTTGCTAACCGTTTTTACGATATTATGGCAACCGACCCCTATGCAAAGCCGCTTTACGATATGCATCCACAACCATTAGATAGGATCAGACAGGTATTTTTTGAATTTCTTTCTGGTTGGTTAGGCGGGCCCGATTTATTTGCAGAGAAATATGGTCACCCACGCCTAAGAATGCGCCACATGCCTTTCCCTATCGACCAAGATTTACGGGATCAGTGGATGCACTGCATGAATAAAGCATTAGACTTAGAGGTAGGAAACCCATTATTAAGAGAAGGATTAAGGCAGTCCCTCGCTCAGCTTGCGACACATATGATTAATCAAGAACAAGACTAA
- the aroE gene encoding shikimate dehydrogenase produces MDKYAVFGNPIKHSKSPAIHAQFAQQCQQQLEYEAILAPEDAFIQTASTFFAQGGCGANVTLPFKEQAFAFADTLTERAKLAGAVNTLIKQQDGSITGDNTDGAGLVRDLMKHQTKLEGANVLLIGAGGAAKGCIYPLLQAGAKRIVVTNRTESKALQLAEQFASYGEVTGCGLNNTPDIGFDIVINSTSSSITGQVPDVSPTVIKSCLVAYDMFYSDQQTSFLDWVAQHNQQTQLIDGIGMLVEQAAEAFYQWRGVRPDTSETFRLIRG; encoded by the coding sequence ATGGACAAATACGCGGTATTCGGTAATCCGATAAAGCATTCTAAATCGCCGGCAATCCATGCGCAATTCGCACAGCAATGCCAGCAGCAATTAGAATACGAGGCTATTTTGGCACCAGAAGATGCCTTTATTCAAACTGCATCGACATTTTTTGCCCAAGGTGGTTGTGGTGCGAATGTGACTTTACCTTTTAAAGAGCAGGCATTTGCCTTTGCAGATACCCTCACCGAACGAGCTAAGCTCGCTGGTGCCGTCAATACCCTAATCAAACAGCAAGATGGCAGTATTACAGGCGATAATACTGATGGTGCAGGTCTGGTACGAGATCTCATGAAACACCAAACTAAACTTGAGGGAGCTAACGTACTATTGATTGGTGCAGGTGGCGCCGCCAAAGGCTGTATCTATCCGCTCCTCCAGGCCGGAGCAAAACGGATCGTCGTGACCAATCGTACTGAGTCAAAGGCATTGCAACTAGCAGAGCAATTTGCCTCGTATGGAGAGGTTACAGGGTGTGGCTTAAACAATACCCCCGACATTGGTTTCGATATTGTGATTAACTCCACCTCATCGAGCATCACAGGGCAAGTGCCAGACGTTAGCCCTACTGTTATTAAATCCTGCTTAGTTGCCTACGATATGTTCTACAGCGACCAGCAAACAAGTTTCTTAGACTGGGTGGCGCAACACAATCAACAAACGCAATTGATAGATGGCATAGGTATGTTAGTTGAGCAGGCCGCAGAAGCGTTTTACCAATGGCGAGGGGTGAGACCTGATACGTCCGAAACATTTAGGCTTATTAGAGGGTAA
- a CDS encoding DUF1488 family protein has translation MNQAILFNDDISYQQGELTFTAMANGQLIRCKIATKLEQEAAIAHFAQHQFDYEMQAEQLIEDEAFNEAGEISLAFL, from the coding sequence ATGAACCAAGCAATACTGTTTAATGATGACATCAGTTATCAACAGGGAGAATTAACGTTTACGGCGATGGCCAATGGTCAGCTGATCCGCTGTAAAATTGCAACCAAGCTTGAGCAGGAAGCTGCAATAGCACACTTTGCTCAGCACCAATTCGATTATGAAATGCAGGCTGAGCAATTAATAGAGGATGAAGCGTTTAATGAGGCGGGAGAGATAAGCTTAGCTTTCCTCTAA
- a CDS encoding gamma carbonic anhydrase family protein, with product MSNLDMLRSYKGKSPRLAQGVYIDESSVLVGDIEIGQDSSVWPLVAARGDVNYIKIGKRTNVQDGSVLHLTRKSASVPDGYPLIIGDDVTVGHKVMLHGCKLGNRILVGMGAIIMDNVTVGDDVIIGGGALVPPNKNLESGFLYVGSPVKQARPLTEQELQFLKVSAQNYVELKDEYLEES from the coding sequence ATGAGTAATCTAGACATGCTTAGAAGTTATAAAGGTAAATCCCCGCGCTTGGCACAAGGCGTTTATATTGATGAATCATCCGTTTTGGTCGGTGATATAGAAATTGGCCAAGACAGCAGCGTTTGGCCATTGGTTGCAGCCAGAGGCGATGTGAACTACATCAAGATAGGGAAACGAACTAATGTTCAAGACGGAAGCGTACTGCATTTAACAAGAAAGAGCGCGTCAGTACCTGACGGTTACCCGCTTATTATTGGTGATGATGTGACTGTTGGTCATAAAGTCATGTTGCATGGTTGCAAACTTGGTAATCGTATTCTCGTAGGTATGGGTGCAATTATTATGGACAACGTCACCGTAGGAGATGACGTTATTATTGGTGGTGGTGCACTTGTCCCACCTAATAAAAATCTTGAGTCCGGTTTTTTATATGTCGGTAGTCCGGTAAAACAAGCCAGACCCCTCACCGAACAAGAGTTACAATTTTTAAAAGTGTCCGCCCAAAATTACGTGGAACTTAAAGATGAATATTTAGAGGAAAGCTAA
- a CDS encoding class II fumarate hydratase gives MTTFRQESDSMGTLDVPEHALYKAQTQRAVNNFPISGITMPSSFIKALAYIKQAAAETNQSLGHLSSDKAKAIVSACQQLIDGKHLDQFPVDVFQTGSGTSSNMNANEVIATLATELSGVAIHPNDDVNMGQSSNDVIPTAIHVSSAITAVYDLLPALKHLSSSIEQKAEQVGHHVKTGRTHLMDAMPVTFAQTLSGWQAQVDNACQGIVHSLEKVYELGQGGTAVGTGINADPQFAKLFSQNLSTNIGIRFSKGNNFFYHIGSQDAIVGLSGQLKTFAVAQMKIANDLRWMNSGPLAGLGEIELEALQPGSSIMPGKVNPVIPEAAAMASAQVIGNDATISVAGQSGNFELNVMLPVIALNILQSIEILSNTARLLADKAISSFKVNELNIQKALAKNPILVTALNPVIGYEKAAQIAKLAYKEGRPIIEVAAEQTDLSEHELQSLLDPQKLTKGGL, from the coding sequence ATGACTACATTTCGTCAAGAATCCGATAGTATGGGAACATTAGATGTTCCTGAGCATGCGCTCTACAAAGCGCAAACACAGCGTGCTGTAAATAACTTTCCTATTAGCGGGATCACAATGCCAAGTAGCTTTATCAAAGCATTGGCCTACATCAAACAAGCCGCAGCGGAAACCAATCAATCCCTTGGCCATCTATCAAGTGATAAAGCAAAAGCAATTGTGAGTGCCTGTCAGCAGCTAATCGATGGCAAACACTTAGATCAATTTCCAGTGGATGTCTTTCAGACTGGTTCTGGTACCAGTTCAAACATGAATGCCAACGAAGTGATAGCTACTCTAGCTACTGAATTAAGCGGTGTCGCAATTCATCCTAATGATGACGTTAACATGGGCCAAAGCTCAAACGATGTGATCCCAACAGCGATTCACGTGAGTAGTGCAATCACAGCAGTGTATGACCTTCTGCCTGCACTAAAACACTTATCTAGTAGTATTGAACAAAAAGCAGAGCAAGTTGGTCATCACGTCAAAACTGGCCGGACGCACTTGATGGATGCAATGCCGGTGACCTTTGCACAAACATTAAGTGGCTGGCAAGCGCAAGTAGATAATGCCTGTCAGGGCATTGTTCATTCCTTAGAAAAAGTTTACGAGTTAGGTCAAGGTGGAACAGCAGTAGGCACAGGTATTAATGCCGATCCACAGTTCGCTAAATTATTTAGCCAAAACCTGAGCACTAACATCGGGATCCGCTTCAGTAAAGGCAACAACTTTTTCTATCATATCGGCTCACAAGACGCGATTGTGGGACTTTCAGGCCAACTTAAAACCTTTGCAGTAGCACAAATGAAGATAGCCAATGACTTGCGCTGGATGAATTCAGGACCGCTTGCTGGCCTAGGTGAAATCGAGCTTGAGGCGCTACAACCAGGCTCTTCAATCATGCCAGGTAAAGTAAACCCTGTTATTCCAGAAGCGGCTGCAATGGCCAGTGCTCAAGTGATAGGTAATGACGCAACGATTAGTGTTGCAGGCCAGTCTGGCAATTTTGAGCTGAATGTTATGCTGCCAGTGATTGCATTAAATATTTTGCAAAGCATTGAGATCCTCTCAAATACCGCGAGGTTACTTGCGGACAAAGCTATTTCAAGCTTTAAGGTGAATGAGCTGAATATTCAAAAGGCACTGGCTAAAAACCCGATTTTAGTTACCGCATTAAATCCTGTGATCGGGTATGAAAAAGCAGCACAAATTGCCAAGCTTGCCTACAAAGAAGGACGCCCAATTATAGAGGTCGCTGCTGAGCAAACCGATCTGAGTGAACACGAGCTCCAATCATTACTCGATCCGCAAAAACTCACCAAAGGCGGTCTATAG
- a CDS encoding DUF938 domain-containing protein: MTKPYSQACENNKQPILEKLTPYLNKPLEVLEVGSGTGQHAVHFAAALPHLTWQTADREVNHAGIQAWLDDAELENALPPLALDLHHGWPVNQRYDVIYTANTLHIVSSTLVERLIAGVGRHLKESGYLIVYGPFNYQGEFTSESNREFDAYLKSQDKESGIRDQEWVLALAAEQELTLQQDYTMPANNRLLVFKR; encoded by the coding sequence ATGACAAAACCTTACTCTCAAGCGTGTGAAAACAATAAACAGCCAATATTAGAAAAGCTCACTCCCTATCTAAATAAACCTTTGGAAGTGCTAGAGGTAGGTTCTGGTACGGGTCAGCATGCGGTGCACTTTGCTGCGGCGTTACCGCATTTAACGTGGCAGACGGCGGACAGGGAGGTTAATCACGCAGGTATTCAAGCGTGGCTTGATGACGCTGAGTTAGAAAATGCTTTACCGCCATTGGCGCTAGACTTACACCATGGGTGGCCTGTTAATCAGCGTTATGATGTGATCTATACCGCTAATACCTTGCACATTGTGTCATCAACGCTCGTAGAGCGTTTAATTGCAGGCGTTGGACGACACCTTAAAGAAAGCGGCTACCTGATAGTTTATGGGCCGTTTAATTATCAAGGTGAATTTACCAGCGAGAGTAACCGAGAGTTTGATGCGTATTTAAAGTCGCAAGACAAAGAGAGTGGCATTCGCGATCAAGAATGGGTATTGGCGCTTGCGGCAGAGCAAGAACTTACACTACAGCAAGACTATACGATGCCGGCTAATAATCGCTTATTGGTGTTTAAACGGTAG
- a CDS encoding GNAT family N-acetyltransferase, which translates to MTEYQHRFIHSLTEVTEAQWDCVSPSHVFTSYAWLLALESSGCTSKETGWIPHHLMIERQGELIAILPGYIKSHSYGEYVFDWAFAEAYERHGLDYYPKWLCGVPFTPTQGPRILTKRLSSCLLEYIDATLTSLAQLGISGVHINFCRESDFLTQSHLTMRRNVQFHWHNRSYAEFDDFLARLTSRKRKMVMKERQAVTAQGINISWTVGREISTAQLDAFFLSYQLTYLKRSRHHGYLSRDFFQQVITSMPDKFRLCCAYLNHEIIATSLYLVDGDTLYGRYWGAIEDSYDFLHFELCYYQGIEYAIANQLAVFDAGAQGEHKLVRGFEPVWRQSYHRLFQPDFQHALEDFTKREADALGHYFTECQAKLPFKHQ; encoded by the coding sequence ATGACTGAGTACCAACATAGGTTTATTCATTCTCTAACTGAAGTGACAGAAGCACAGTGGGACTGCGTTTCACCATCACATGTATTTACGAGCTACGCGTGGCTGCTTGCATTAGAGTCGAGCGGCTGCACCAGCAAAGAGACTGGCTGGATACCACATCACCTAATGATTGAACGCCAGGGCGAGTTGATTGCAATTTTACCAGGCTATATTAAATCGCACTCTTATGGCGAGTACGTTTTTGATTGGGCTTTTGCTGAAGCCTACGAGCGCCATGGATTAGATTACTATCCGAAATGGCTATGTGGCGTCCCCTTTACGCCAACTCAAGGGCCAAGAATATTAACTAAACGTCTATCTTCTTGCTTGCTTGAATATATTGACGCTACGCTCACGAGCCTCGCCCAACTAGGCATTAGTGGAGTCCATATTAATTTTTGTCGTGAAAGCGATTTTCTCACTCAAAGTCATTTAACGATGCGCCGCAATGTGCAATTTCATTGGCATAATCGAAGTTACGCCGAGTTCGATGATTTTCTCGCACGACTCACATCAAGAAAGCGTAAAATGGTCATGAAAGAGCGCCAAGCTGTGACAGCCCAGGGTATTAACATAAGTTGGACTGTTGGCAGAGAAATAAGCACAGCACAACTTGATGCGTTTTTTCTTAGTTACCAGCTCACCTATCTTAAGCGATCGCGACACCACGGCTATCTCTCTCGCGACTTTTTTCAGCAAGTTATCACCTCGATGCCAGATAAGTTTCGTCTTTGCTGCGCCTACTTAAACCACGAAATTATTGCCACTAGTTTATATCTTGTGGATGGTGATACCTTGTATGGTCGCTATTGGGGCGCAATTGAGGATAGTTACGACTTTTTGCATTTTGAGCTGTGTTACTATCAAGGCATAGAGTACGCCATTGCTAATCAGCTTGCTGTCTTTGACGCGGGTGCTCAAGGCGAGCACAAGTTAGTGAGGGGTTTTGAGCCGGTGTGGAGGCAATCGTATCACCGCTTATTTCAACCTGACTTTCAACACGCGCTTGAGGATTTTACCAAGCGCGAAGCAGACGCACTCGGGCATTACTTTACCGAGTGCCAAGCAAAACTACCGTTTAAACACCAATAA
- a CDS encoding alpha/beta hydrolase — protein sequence MRHYLTSTVFAFSLFASPLVIAQDCVTQVSDMSLFTKSKKSGLFREAIDKGPVTVDVGNVKNYNDYIRSTKQIIESRNPRATLPCPLITPTAKLLNLTIPKVSDLIAPFSLEHDNKDHAILLIHGLTDSPFTFHYLASALYEAGYNVRTMLLPGHATAPSDLTEVDIDDWQTHTDYAIAQTSQDFKHFSVLGYSTGAAIVLSSIAKHKPKNLGSVALISPATEPHNKNGWLAKWIDYVPFVNWIDEDADLDFAKYESFPWHGATLAHQAMAPLKSLTTLPDVPMFISYSDVDTTIDNHATAKLLEKWQPKSTLTQFIYSETPSTKQGVNYRSVKADNIVDMSHIGILQPPEHIFYGRKGPYRNCTSYHLEDQAFINCRTGKTVHFGERHEKSMTQYTALARITFNPDYSNFEQALLAFFDGHND from the coding sequence ATGCGCCACTACCTTACCTCCACAGTATTTGCTTTTAGCCTGTTTGCTTCACCTTTGGTCATCGCACAAGACTGTGTTACCCAAGTGAGTGATATGTCGCTATTCACCAAGAGCAAAAAGTCGGGATTATTCCGCGAAGCGATCGATAAAGGCCCCGTCACCGTCGATGTGGGGAATGTAAAAAACTATAACGATTATATTCGTTCGACTAAGCAAATTATTGAAAGCCGCAATCCTCGCGCTACACTGCCATGCCCGTTAATAACGCCCACAGCAAAATTACTTAACCTGACAATCCCCAAGGTAAGTGACTTAATCGCGCCATTTTCACTTGAGCATGACAACAAAGATCACGCCATTTTACTTATCCATGGTCTGACCGATTCTCCTTTTACTTTTCACTACCTTGCGTCAGCGCTCTATGAAGCAGGATACAATGTCAGAACCATGTTACTGCCAGGCCACGCGACTGCACCAAGCGATTTAACCGAAGTTGATATTGACGATTGGCAAACCCATACGGATTATGCCATCGCACAGACGAGCCAAGATTTTAAGCATTTTTCCGTACTTGGTTACTCCACTGGTGCCGCCATAGTGCTGAGTAGCATAGCGAAGCACAAGCCCAAGAATTTAGGCTCTGTTGCACTTATTTCACCCGCCACAGAGCCACATAATAAGAACGGTTGGCTAGCCAAATGGATTGATTACGTGCCATTTGTCAATTGGATAGATGAAGACGCCGATTTGGATTTCGCCAAATATGAATCTTTCCCATGGCATGGCGCAACGTTAGCCCATCAGGCTATGGCGCCACTCAAATCACTCACCACTTTGCCAGATGTACCGATGTTTATCAGCTATAGCGATGTCGATACCACCATAGACAATCATGCAACGGCAAAGCTGCTAGAAAAATGGCAACCTAAATCAACATTGACCCAATTTATCTACTCGGAAACGCCATCGACTAAGCAAGGTGTGAATTATCGGAGCGTGAAAGCCGACAACATTGTCGATATGTCTCATATTGGTATTTTGCAGCCACCTGAACATATTTTTTACGGCCGCAAAGGGCCTTATCGTAATTGCACCAGTTACCACTTAGAAGACCAAGCCTTCATTAACTGCCGCACAGGTAAAACCGTCCATTTTGGCGAGCGTCACGAGAAAAGCATGACGCAATACACCGCTCTTGCGCGGATCACGTTTAACCCTGATTACAGTAACTTTGAGCAAGCACTGCTCGCATTTTTTGACGGCCACAATGACTGA
- a CDS encoding Lrp/AsnC family transcriptional regulator: MSVNLDAKDKLLLNALQHNARLSNASLAEKANLSDTPCLRRVKRLQDTGVISGYHAALDRAQVDLSILVYAFIKLSENTATAAHLFEQHVESEDQVISCSVISGSHDYLLEIVAKDLPSYEQFAKHQLGACKVISGIESTIVLKQTFAKRILPIR; encoded by the coding sequence ATGTCGGTAAATCTAGATGCCAAGGACAAATTGCTCCTTAACGCTTTGCAACATAACGCACGTTTGAGTAATGCCTCACTCGCCGAAAAGGCAAACCTTTCCGATACTCCCTGTCTTCGACGCGTAAAACGCTTACAAGATACAGGAGTAATTTCAGGCTATCATGCGGCACTTGATAGAGCACAAGTTGACCTAAGTATTCTGGTTTATGCATTTATAAAACTCAGTGAAAATACCGCAACCGCAGCGCATTTATTTGAACAACACGTGGAATCTGAAGATCAGGTGATTAGTTGTTCGGTGATCTCAGGAAGTCATGATTACCTATTGGAAATCGTAGCAAAGGATTTGCCCAGCTATGAACAGTTCGCCAAACATCAACTGGGCGCCTGTAAGGTGATTAGCGGGATTGAATCAACGATTGTCCTCAAGCAAACTTTTGCAAAACGCATATTACCGATCCGCTAA
- a CDS encoding PrnB family protein encodes MSPLAVQFDAWIRGPFVDLNDKLEHLYWQQQDKANVEGVGETLKAQLLEEGNQLVQALLEEGNTDEGFEQAFDLLGNVGLFMAACRRHEITEPSREKVSPLTQASALAMHIGASLGVTPRFATAHLTTHNRAINGVYKRFTSHPAERLFIDYNTQAILAYKRASESLMKVHHLGISHPMSLVLLKQVKQALLEVIESNRELFKELDPEAFFYVVRPYYKPYRVGKEVYRGANAGDFAGINVIDMMLGLCPANDISYGQMLVEKFLYMMPEDQATLRECMRTPNLMDAFLSALKGPKSDWFGPACSLFIQVCKLHGDTAIQHHNQLVEKYIAKPSQAMQQQHLSKVTASGPPIEVLLKELADLRDRRAAAERDDIFTRHHDLKRLRQAIGVKHEAI; translated from the coding sequence ATGAGTCCATTAGCCGTACAATTTGACGCTTGGATTAGAGGTCCGTTTGTCGACCTTAACGACAAGCTTGAGCATCTTTATTGGCAGCAACAGGATAAAGCAAACGTTGAAGGCGTTGGTGAAACGCTAAAAGCACAGTTATTAGAAGAAGGTAATCAGCTAGTCCAAGCCTTGCTAGAAGAAGGCAATACCGACGAGGGCTTTGAGCAAGCATTCGACTTACTCGGTAACGTTGGTCTATTTATGGCTGCATGCAGACGCCACGAAATTACCGAGCCAAGCCGTGAAAAGGTGTCTCCACTAACGCAAGCATCGGCACTGGCCATGCACATTGGTGCCTCTTTGGGAGTTACGCCGCGCTTCGCAACGGCTCATCTCACCACACACAACCGCGCAATCAACGGCGTGTATAAGCGCTTTACTTCTCATCCGGCAGAGCGCTTATTCATCGACTACAATACTCAGGCCATTCTTGCCTATAAACGCGCGTCCGAATCGTTAATGAAGGTGCATCATTTGGGAATTTCCCATCCCATGTCATTGGTGCTACTCAAACAAGTTAAGCAAGCGCTGCTTGAGGTGATAGAGTCTAATCGAGAGTTATTTAAGGAACTAGATCCCGAGGCATTCTTTTACGTTGTACGACCCTATTACAAACCATACCGAGTTGGTAAAGAGGTCTATCGTGGCGCAAACGCTGGAGATTTTGCGGGTATCAATGTTATCGATATGATGTTGGGGTTATGCCCGGCTAATGACATTAGTTACGGTCAAATGCTGGTGGAAAAATTCCTCTATATGATGCCAGAAGACCAAGCAACCCTGCGTGAATGCATGCGTACGCCTAATTTAATGGATGCGTTTCTGAGTGCATTGAAAGGACCGAAAAGTGATTGGTTTGGCCCTGCTTGTAGCTTGTTTATACAAGTGTGTAAGCTGCATGGAGATACGGCCATACAACATCACAATCAACTCGTCGAAAAGTATATCGCCAAACCTTCGCAGGCGATGCAGCAACAGCACTTAAGCAAAGTGACCGCCAGTGGTCCACCGATTGAAGTCTTACTCAAAGAACTCGCGGACTTAAGAGATAGGCGAGCTGCAGCCGAGCGCGATGATATCTTTACTCGGCATCATGATTTAAAACGATTACGCCAAGCAATAGGGGTTAAGCATGAAGCAATATAG
- a CDS encoding aminotransferase class V-fold PLP-dependent enzyme, whose protein sequence is MKQYRDDFHLPTGRYLLSHSVGRMLKSAAEDFHQQFMVPWQQQNQEPWQQWLSGIDRFTSALASLLHTDARLFCPQTNLSSGLTKWAMSLPESGIRKVRVLMSEQDFPSMGFALQNALDNIEIVYIPEAMNMHDLSVWQQYIDEQIDWVFVSHVYSNSGQQAPVADIISLANQYGCRSIIDIAQSLSVLPINLSEWGADCVIGSCVKWSCGGPGAGFIWVNEDVLPYCEPKDVGWFSHQNPFEFDIHHFALSESALRFWGGTPSVAPYIYAGHSLGYFAELGVEQVRAYNFALLSELQAALPEFYRSPTAQSACSGTAILHFGSRHESVMDQLKRADIAVDNRRYGIRVSPHIYNSQEDIAQLVRVINES, encoded by the coding sequence ATGAAGCAATATAGGGATGATTTTCACTTGCCTACGGGTCGCTATTTATTGAGTCATTCCGTTGGTCGTATGTTGAAATCGGCAGCGGAAGATTTTCATCAGCAATTTATGGTGCCCTGGCAACAACAAAACCAAGAGCCTTGGCAGCAGTGGCTAAGCGGTATTGATCGCTTTACCTCAGCCCTAGCTTCCCTATTACACACTGATGCGCGCCTGTTTTGTCCGCAAACAAACCTTTCCAGTGGTTTAACGAAATGGGCGATGAGTTTGCCCGAAAGTGGCATTCGCAAAGTACGCGTATTGATGAGTGAGCAAGACTTCCCCAGCATGGGATTTGCGTTACAAAACGCGCTGGACAATATTGAGATTGTTTATATTCCCGAAGCGATGAATATGCACGACCTTAGCGTGTGGCAGCAATATATTGACGAGCAAATTGACTGGGTATTTGTCAGTCATGTTTATTCGAACAGCGGTCAGCAAGCGCCTGTCGCTGACATCATTAGCCTTGCTAACCAATATGGTTGTCGAAGTATTATCGATATTGCTCAGTCACTTAGTGTATTACCAATAAATTTAAGCGAGTGGGGCGCGGATTGCGTTATCGGCTCTTGTGTGAAATGGAGCTGCGGTGGCCCTGGCGCCGGTTTCATCTGGGTGAATGAGGATGTCTTGCCTTATTGCGAACCAAAAGACGTTGGCTGGTTTTCGCATCAAAATCCATTCGAGTTTGATATTCACCATTTTGCGCTGAGTGAAAGTGCGCTGCGTTTTTGGGGCGGTACACCAAGTGTGGCACCTTATATCTATGCGGGGCACAGCCTTGGCTATTTTGCCGAGCTTGGGGTTGAGCAAGTAAGAGCGTACAACTTTGCTTTGTTATCTGAGTTACAAGCGGCATTGCCTGAATTTTATCGCTCTCCTACAGCACAGAGTGCTTGCTCGGGGACCGCTATTTTGCATTTTGGCTCGCGGCATGAGTCAGTGATGGATCAGCTTAAGCGTGCGGACATTGCTGTGGATAATCGTCGCTACGGTATTCGTGTCTCACCACATATTTATAATAGTCAGGAGGACATCGCGCAGTTGGTGCGAGTTATCAACGAAAGCTAG
- a CDS encoding MBL fold metallo-hydrolase: MKIHVLEGYIQHIYLVEHETGLLLLDGCCRADVELVCNYILQLHKPLSALKLIVVTHMHPDHAGGAHKLKKLTGAKIAAANAPSQWYRGIDGVMMHLSDMALALWVAGRKRKAKRNLWYPRQLSPDFFLADGDSLPYFNEWQAIHTPGHTDRDLSLYHLPSKRIYVADLTVKVKGQFVAPFPVFYPRLYRQSLAKVKALQPHSVILAHQGEVLAEEIDFNALIARAPKQPMTHWRSVKKKTKKALGLGN, from the coding sequence ATGAAAATACATGTCTTAGAAGGCTATATTCAACATATTTATCTGGTTGAGCACGAAACTGGCCTGCTGTTACTCGATGGTTGCTGTCGTGCCGATGTTGAGTTGGTCTGCAACTACATCCTACAACTGCACAAGCCACTAAGCGCACTCAAGCTGATTGTGGTCACGCATATGCACCCAGATCATGCCGGTGGCGCGCATAAACTCAAAAAACTCACCGGCGCAAAGATTGCGGCCGCAAATGCTCCCAGTCAGTGGTATCGTGGCATTGATGGTGTCATGATGCACCTCTCCGATATGGCGCTGGCACTTTGGGTTGCTGGGAGAAAGCGCAAGGCCAAGCGTAACCTTTGGTATCCAAGACAATTATCACCAGATTTTTTCCTAGCCGACGGTGATAGCTTGCCCTACTTTAACGAATGGCAAGCGATACACACACCCGGTCATACGGATAGAGATTTGAGCTTGTATCATCTCCCCAGTAAGCGCATCTATGTAGCGGACTTGACGGTAAAAGTAAAAGGGCAATTTGTTGCGCCTTTTCCGGTATTCTATCCACGCTTGTATCGTCAATCTCTTGCCAAAGTAAAGGCACTACAACCCCACTCCGTGATCTTGGCGCATCAAGGAGAGGTACTTGCAGAAGAAATTGATTTCAACGCATTGATAGCCCGCGCGCCCAAGCAACCAATGACACATTGGCGCTCGGTGAAGAAGAAGACCAAAAAAGCACTAGGGTTAGGAAACTAG